One part of the Parabacteroides distasonis ATCC 8503 genome encodes these proteins:
- a CDS encoding efflux RND transporter permease subunit produces the protein MANISETSINRPVLSTVMMLVILLFGFIGYRFLGVREFPSVDQPIISVNVSYPGANADVIMNQITEPLEQNINGIPGIRSLSSVSSQGSSRITVEFELSVDMETAANDVRDKVSRAQRYLPRDCDPPTVSKADADASPIMQIAIRSNKRSLMELSEIAELTVKERLQTIENVSGVDIWGQKRYSMRLWLDPIKMAGYGVTPMDVKNAVDNENVELPSGSIEGNTISLSIRTLGLMHTAKEFNDLIIKEDNNNIVRFSDIGRAEVAPEDLRSLLKKNGEPMVMTVIIPQPGANHIEIADEAYKRIEQLQKDLPEDVTIEMMYDNTRFIRASISEVQQTIYEAFLLVVLIIFLFLRDWRVTLVPVVVIPVSLVGAFFVMYISGFSINVLTMLAVVLSVGLVVDDAIVVAENIYVRIEQGMSPKEAGIEGSKEIFFAVVSTTITLISVFLPIVFMEGMTGRLFKEFSIVIAGSVAISSFVALTFTPMLATKLLKRREKKNWFYRKTEPFFEGLNTIYAKSLNAFLNHKIWSIPIVILLFGSIGYFWKNIRSELSPLEDRSMISVNMRGPEGATFEFIRDYADRIEQIADSIAPEKQSIMTRSWEGGGSLNLILSDIKERERSQMEIAETLSKEVRKETLARAFVQQQSTFGGRRGGMPIQYVLQAPTLDKLQEFLPSFMQKVNESPVFQMADVNLRFTKPEARIEIDRDKASLLGVSTRNIAQTLQYALSGQRMGYFYMNGKQYQILGEINRQQRNTPVDLKSIYVRSNNGEMIQLDNLVKVTENVAPPQLYRYNRFVSATVSSGLNKGYTIGDGLDEMDRIASEVLDGSFRTALSGESKEFRESSSSLMFAMILALLMIYLVLAAQFESFKDPLVVMFTVPLAIAGALMFMSYSGITMNIFSQIGIIMLIGLVAKNGILIVEFANQRQESGLSLPEAIRSSATQRLRPILMTSVSTILGLVPLVYATGEGAQGRIAMGVAVVGGMLVSTFLTLFIVPAMYSFISTNRKKNITE, from the coding sequence ATGGCAAATATTTCAGAAACCAGTATAAACCGGCCCGTACTCTCGACAGTGATGATGCTGGTCATCCTCCTGTTCGGCTTTATCGGTTACCGGTTCCTTGGCGTCCGGGAGTTCCCGAGCGTAGACCAGCCGATTATCTCGGTCAACGTATCTTATCCCGGAGCGAACGCCGACGTGATCATGAATCAGATCACCGAGCCGTTGGAGCAGAATATCAACGGTATCCCGGGTATCCGTTCATTGAGTAGCGTGAGTAGCCAAGGCAGCAGCCGCATCACGGTAGAGTTCGAGTTGTCCGTGGATATGGAGACGGCGGCGAACGATGTACGTGATAAGGTATCTCGTGCCCAACGCTACCTTCCCCGTGACTGCGACCCGCCTACGGTATCGAAAGCGGATGCCGATGCCTCCCCGATCATGCAGATCGCCATCCGAAGCAACAAACGCTCGTTGATGGAGTTGAGCGAGATCGCCGAGCTAACGGTAAAAGAGCGTTTGCAGACCATCGAGAACGTGAGTGGCGTGGATATCTGGGGACAAAAACGGTATTCCATGCGTCTATGGCTGGACCCAATCAAGATGGCGGGTTACGGAGTGACCCCGATGGACGTGAAAAACGCCGTCGATAACGAGAACGTGGAGCTTCCCTCCGGTAGCATCGAGGGAAATACGATCTCCTTATCCATCCGTACCTTAGGATTGATGCATACCGCCAAGGAGTTCAACGATTTAATCATCAAGGAAGACAACAACAACATCGTGCGCTTCAGCGATATCGGACGTGCGGAGGTAGCTCCCGAGGACTTGCGGAGCTTACTGAAGAAGAACGGCGAGCCAATGGTTATGACCGTTATCATCCCCCAACCGGGAGCCAACCATATCGAGATCGCCGACGAAGCCTACAAGCGTATCGAGCAATTACAAAAAGACCTGCCGGAAGATGTCACGATCGAGATGATGTATGACAACACTCGCTTTATCCGGGCCTCTATCAGTGAAGTACAACAGACGATTTACGAGGCTTTCCTCTTGGTCGTATTGATTATCTTCTTGTTCCTCCGTGACTGGCGGGTCACGCTGGTTCCTGTCGTCGTTATCCCCGTATCGTTGGTAGGAGCTTTCTTCGTGATGTATATCTCCGGATTCTCCATCAACGTATTGACGATGTTGGCGGTCGTGCTCTCGGTCGGTCTGGTGGTAGACGACGCAATCGTGGTGGCGGAGAATATATATGTACGTATCGAGCAAGGCATGTCCCCGAAAGAGGCGGGTATCGAAGGATCGAAAGAGATCTTCTTCGCCGTGGTATCTACCACGATCACCCTGATCTCCGTATTCTTGCCGATCGTGTTTATGGAAGGTATGACGGGGCGCTTATTCAAGGAGTTCAGTATCGTGATCGCCGGTTCGGTCGCTATCTCCTCGTTCGTGGCCCTTACGTTTACACCGATGTTGGCTACCAAGCTATTGAAGAGGAGAGAGAAGAAAAACTGGTTCTATCGGAAGACCGAGCCGTTCTTCGAGGGATTGAACACGATCTACGCCAAGTCGTTGAACGCGTTCTTGAACCATAAGATATGGTCGATCCCTATCGTTATCCTTCTTTTCGGATCGATCGGGTACTTCTGGAAGAACATTCGTTCCGAGTTATCGCCTTTGGAGGACCGTTCCATGATCTCCGTGAATATGCGCGGGCCGGAAGGGGCTACCTTCGAGTTTATCCGCGACTACGCGGACCGTATCGAGCAAATAGCCGACTCCATCGCTCCCGAGAAGCAATCCATCATGACCCGCTCGTGGGAAGGAGGAGGTTCGCTAAACCTCATATTAAGTGATATCAAGGAACGGGAACGCTCGCAAATGGAGATCGCCGAGACCTTGTCGAAAGAGGTTCGCAAAGAGACCTTGGCCCGCGCCTTCGTACAACAGCAATCCACCTTCGGCGGACGCCGGGGCGGTATGCCTATCCAATACGTATTGCAGGCCCCGACCTTGGATAAACTGCAAGAGTTCCTGCCCTCGTTTATGCAAAAGGTGAACGAGAGCCCGGTCTTCCAGATGGCGGACGTGAACTTGCGCTTCACCAAGCCGGAGGCTCGTATCGAGATCGACCGGGATAAGGCTTCCTTATTGGGCGTCAGCACCCGCAACATCGCCCAGACCTTGCAATATGCGTTGAGCGGACAGCGTATGGGCTACTTCTATATGAATGGTAAGCAATACCAGATATTGGGCGAGATCAACCGCCAGCAACGAAATACCCCTGTCGATTTAAAATCGATCTATGTACGTAGTAACAATGGGGAAATGATCCAGCTGGATAACTTGGTTAAGGTTACGGAAAATGTGGCGCCGCCCCAATTGTATCGCTATAACCGTTTCGTATCAGCGACGGTTTCCAGTGGATTGAATAAAGGATACACGATCGGCGATGGTCTGGACGAGATGGATCGTATCGCCTCGGAGGTGCTGGATGGTAGCTTCCGCACCGCTCTTTCCGGCGAGTCGAAAGAGTTCCGCGAGAGTTCTTCCAGTTTGATGTTCGCCATGATCTTGGCCTTGTTGATGATTTATTTGGTGTTGGCCGCCCAGTTCGAGAGTTTCAAGGACCCGTTGGTAGTGATGTTCACCGTACCTTTGGCTATCGCCGGCGCGCTAATGTTCATGAGTTATTCGGGTATCACGATGAATATATTCAGCCAGATCGGTATCATTATGTTGATTGGTTTGGTGGCGAAGAACGGTATCTTGATCGTAGAGTTCGCCAATCAACGGCAAGAGTCGGGACTTAGTTTGCCGGAAGCGATCCGATCGTCCGCGACCCAGCGTCTGCGCCCGATCTTGATGACTAGCGTATCCACCATCCTCGGTTTGGTGCCATTGGTATACGCTACGGGCGAGGGTGCCCAAGGGCGTATCGCCATGGGTGTAGCGGTAGTAGGCGGAATGTTGGTATCGACCTTCTTGACCCTGTTTATCGTACCGGCCATGTATTCGTTTATATCCACCAACCGAAAAAAGAACATTACTGAATAA
- a CDS encoding efflux RND transporter periplasmic adaptor subunit — translation MTKRAKWGVTAAILLMIAGMIAYPQLKNKFKASQDAASVVPTSGTSLRNQTLNINAEVLKYQSLTDKIMSTGSTLPDEEVDLAFESSGKVVAIYFTEGSHVKAGDLLAKINDKPLQAQLKKLEAQVPLAKDRVYRQRTLLEKDAVSQEAYEQVATEYEKLMADIELVKANIAQTELRAPFDGIIGLRSVSEGAYVTSSSSVIAKLTKISPLKIEFSIPESYAAEVQDGTPILFRMEKNGMMQNYKATVYAVESKVDMATRTLKVRATYPNPGENILPGRYTSVEISKREIKDALAIPSEAVIPEMGKDIVYLYKNGVAEPQEITIGIRTESRVQVLQGLNVGDTLITSGVMQLRTGMKVSIDNLTE, via the coding sequence ATGACAAAGAGAGCGAAATGGGGAGTTACGGCGGCTATCTTATTAATGATAGCGGGAATGATCGCTTACCCTCAATTGAAAAACAAGTTCAAGGCATCCCAAGATGCCGCTTCCGTCGTACCCACATCGGGCACGAGCCTGCGAAACCAGACACTTAACATCAACGCCGAGGTATTGAAATACCAATCATTAACCGATAAGATCATGAGTACCGGAAGTACCCTTCCGGACGAAGAGGTGGATTTGGCTTTCGAGTCTTCCGGTAAGGTGGTAGCCATCTATTTCACGGAAGGTAGCCACGTAAAGGCGGGCGATCTGTTGGCTAAAATCAATGACAAGCCGCTGCAAGCCCAGCTAAAGAAGCTGGAAGCCCAAGTTCCTTTAGCCAAGGATCGTGTCTATCGCCAACGCACCTTGCTGGAGAAAGACGCCGTCAGCCAAGAAGCCTACGAGCAAGTAGCCACCGAATATGAGAAGCTAATGGCGGATATCGAGCTAGTCAAAGCGAATATCGCCCAGACAGAGCTTCGGGCTCCTTTCGACGGGATCATCGGACTTCGCTCCGTGAGTGAGGGCGCATACGTTACTTCCTCCTCTTCCGTAATCGCGAAGTTGACCAAGATATCCCCGTTGAAAATCGAGTTCTCCATTCCCGAGAGCTACGCGGCCGAGGTACAAGACGGAACCCCGATCCTGTTCCGCATGGAGAAAAACGGTATGATGCAGAACTATAAGGCGACCGTTTACGCTGTGGAAAGCAAGGTCGACATGGCGACCCGTACCTTGAAAGTACGTGCCACTTACCCGAATCCGGGCGAGAATATCTTACCCGGCCGTTATACCTCCGTCGAGATCAGCAAGCGGGAGATCAAGGACGCTTTAGCCATCCCCAGCGAGGCCGTTATCCCCGAGATGGGAAAAGACATCGTTTACTTATATAAGAACGGCGTGGCCGAGCCTCAAGAGATCACGATCGGTATACGAACCGAGAGCCGTGTACAGGTATTGCAAGGGTTGAATGTGGGCGATACGCTGATCACGTCCGGCGTGATGCAGTTACGTACCGGCATGAAAGTTTCTATTGATAACTTGACTGAATAA
- a CDS encoding transglutaminase domain-containing protein produces the protein MNKKHLFALLFTLLVWTSCNNQQHFITDAAYRAEVENDFQAKQAALPNGNLFAVFNDQMTPEEREALTFMYAYMPIGDITDYSGDFYLKNIRSSFQARNEMPWGDSIPEDIFRHFVLPVRINNENLDESRMVFFDELKDRVKGLSLYDAVLEVNHWCHEKVIYTPSDGRTSSPLASVKTAYGRCGEESTFTVAALRSVGIPARQVYTPRWAHTDDNHAWVEAWVNGKWYFFGACEPEPVLNLGWFNGPAYRGMLMHTKVFGKYNGPEDVMERTDGYTEINVIDNYAPSAKAVITVMDANGKPVKDALVEFKIYNYAEFNSVARKKTDADGKCSLSAGKGDMLVWASKDGKFGYSKVSFGKDGEVTIALNKKPGDVETIALDIVPPVDGSIPAEVTPEQKEANAKRLLEEDAIRNKYVATFYTEEKAEALAKELGIDPMKTEDFMIGSRGNWMEIEKFLRETPAEKRVQAMALLDVVSAKDLRDTPASVFADHLNNTPAVQSEWFNEYIMNPRVANEFLTPYKSFFAANIEPSLAKQAVENPQALVDWVKNNVSINDALNAQRIPIMPMGVWKSRIADKGSRNIFFVAVARSLGIPARIEPVARKIQYFKDNAWVDVDFEAAVQTTAKQGKVIASYQPIKALQDPKYYSHFTIAKVLPNGTLQTLNFERGGNVDMGLGDTWSGLLKKPLSMDEGNYMLVTGTRMANGSVLAEIEFFNVEADKTTPIQLEMRESKDEIQVIGNFNSENKFKRADNGEETSLLATTGRGYYIVALLGSRQEPTNHAMRDIAAVKKELEDWGRGIVLLFPDEKGYKNFDPKEFGDLPGTITYGLDIDGAIQKEMATAMKLQNANTLPIFLIADTFNRVVFVSQGYTIGLGEQLMKVIHKL, from the coding sequence ATGAACAAAAAACATCTATTTGCGCTGTTGTTCACATTACTCGTATGGACGAGCTGTAACAACCAACAACATTTTATTACCGACGCCGCTTACCGAGCTGAGGTTGAGAACGATTTCCAAGCGAAACAGGCCGCTCTGCCTAACGGAAACCTTTTCGCAGTATTTAACGATCAAATGACTCCCGAAGAGAGGGAGGCGTTAACCTTCATGTACGCCTATATGCCGATTGGAGACATCACGGACTATAGTGGCGATTTCTATTTGAAAAACATCCGTTCCTCTTTCCAAGCACGGAATGAGATGCCTTGGGGCGATAGCATCCCAGAGGATATCTTCCGCCATTTCGTATTGCCGGTACGAATCAACAATGAGAATCTGGATGAAAGCCGCATGGTTTTCTTTGATGAGTTGAAAGACCGGGTGAAGGGTCTCTCGTTGTACGACGCCGTACTGGAAGTGAATCACTGGTGTCATGAGAAGGTTATCTATACTCCTTCCGATGGGCGCACAAGTTCCCCTTTGGCATCCGTGAAGACCGCCTACGGTCGTTGCGGCGAGGAGTCTACCTTCACGGTAGCCGCTTTACGTTCCGTGGGTATCCCCGCACGTCAGGTATATACACCTCGCTGGGCGCATACGGATGATAACCACGCATGGGTAGAAGCTTGGGTGAATGGTAAATGGTATTTCTTCGGCGCTTGCGAGCCCGAACCGGTATTGAATCTGGGTTGGTTCAACGGCCCTGCTTACCGGGGTATGTTGATGCATACGAAAGTATTCGGTAAATACAATGGCCCGGAGGATGTCATGGAACGTACCGATGGGTATACCGAGATCAACGTGATCGATAATTACGCACCTTCGGCTAAAGCTGTTATCACGGTTATGGATGCCAATGGCAAGCCGGTAAAGGACGCTTTGGTAGAATTCAAGATTTATAACTATGCCGAGTTTAACAGTGTAGCCCGCAAGAAGACGGACGCAGATGGCAAATGCTCATTATCCGCCGGAAAAGGGGATATGCTGGTATGGGCCAGCAAAGATGGCAAGTTCGGCTACAGCAAGGTCTCTTTCGGCAAGGACGGAGAGGTTACGATCGCCTTGAATAAGAAACCGGGAGATGTGGAGACGATCGCCCTAGATATCGTACCACCGGTAGACGGCTCTATCCCCGCAGAAGTTACACCGGAGCAAAAGGAGGCGAACGCCAAACGTTTATTGGAAGAAGACGCTATCCGTAATAAATATGTAGCTACTTTCTATACGGAAGAGAAAGCAGAGGCTTTAGCGAAAGAATTGGGTATCGACCCGATGAAGACAGAGGATTTCATGATCGGTAGCCGTGGTAACTGGATGGAGATCGAGAAGTTCTTACGGGAGACTCCCGCCGAGAAGCGTGTGCAAGCAATGGCTTTATTGGATGTCGTATCCGCTAAGGATCTACGTGATACACCTGCGTCTGTCTTTGCGGACCATTTAAACAATACGCCGGCCGTTCAAAGCGAATGGTTCAATGAATATATCATGAATCCTCGTGTGGCCAATGAGTTCCTGACTCCATATAAGAGTTTCTTCGCTGCAAACATTGAGCCTTCCCTTGCGAAACAAGCCGTAGAGAATCCACAGGCATTGGTGGATTGGGTGAAGAATAACGTCTCCATTAACGACGCGCTAAACGCACAACGTATTCCGATCATGCCGATGGGTGTATGGAAATCCCGTATCGCTGATAAGGGCTCCCGTAATATCTTCTTCGTGGCCGTGGCTCGTAGCTTAGGTATTCCGGCACGTATCGAGCCGGTAGCCCGCAAGATCCAGTACTTCAAGGACAACGCTTGGGTAGACGTCGATTTCGAGGCTGCCGTACAGACGACCGCTAAACAAGGCAAGGTAATCGCTTCTTACCAACCAATCAAGGCGCTGCAAGACCCGAAATATTACAGTCACTTCACGATCGCCAAGGTTTTGCCGAACGGTACTTTACAGACCTTGAATTTCGAGAGAGGCGGTAATGTGGATATGGGCTTGGGAGATACTTGGAGCGGATTACTGAAGAAACCGTTATCCATGGATGAAGGTAATTATATGTTAGTGACCGGTACTCGTATGGCAAACGGTAGCGTATTGGCCGAGATCGAGTTTTTCAATGTGGAGGCGGACAAGACCACCCCGATCCAATTGGAAATGCGTGAAAGCAAGGACGAGATACAGGTGATCGGTAATTTCAACTCCGAGAATAAGTTCAAACGTGCGGACAACGGTGAGGAGACCAGCCTGCTAGCTACTACCGGACGTGGCTACTATATCGTAGCGCTTCTAGGCTCCCGCCAAGAACCGACAAACCATGCGATGCGTGATATCGCCGCCGTGAAGAAGGAACTAGAAGATTGGGGACGAGGCATCGTGCTTCTCTTCCCTGACGAGAAGGGCTATAAGAACTTCGATCCGAAAGAGTTCGGCGATTTACCGGGCACGATCACATACGGTCTGGATATCGACGGGGCGATCCAAAAGGAGATGGCTACAGCGATGAAATTGCAAAACGCCAATACCTTGCCGATCTTCTTGATCGCCGATACGTTCAACCGTGTCGTATTTGTCTCTCAAGGCTATACGATTGGCTTGGGCGAGCAGTTAATGAAAGTTATACATAAGCTATAA
- a CDS encoding potassium/proton antiporter: MFQNPEQVLLIASVILFFSIFAGKAGYRFGLPALLLFLGVGMLFGSDGLGIQFSDPNVAQFIGMLALSIILFSGGMDTKVAEVKPIASQGVVLATLGVLATTFITGGFIYWLFGLFGKYVTLTFPESLLLAAVMSSTDSASVFSILRSKGVYLKERLRPTLELESGSNDPMAYMLTLLLIAYIQSGGMNIWEAGLSLVIQLSVGAIAGFLLGRLAVLIINKIDIDNESLYPILLLATAFFTFAATTLCKGNGYLAVYIAGLVVGNAKIVHKKSMGTFFDGFAWLWQIVMFLTLGLLVNPHELLPVTGVGVMVGVFMILIARPISVFLCLIPYKNFSFKGKLYISWVGLRGAVPIIFATYPMIAGIEHAGMFFNIVFFITILSLLIQGTTVTQAAKWLDMVDEPERKDEFGIELPEEIKSAMSEIDITPAVLSHGNKLMQLTLPDHTLAVMVKREGRYFIPKGNTELKENDKLLMISDNDEALLQAYDSLGVKDYTMKKN; this comes from the coding sequence ATGTTTCAAAATCCTGAGCAAGTGCTATTAATAGCCTCGGTGATCCTGTTTTTTAGTATATTCGCAGGTAAGGCCGGTTATCGTTTCGGCTTACCCGCTTTGTTGTTGTTCCTTGGTGTGGGAATGTTGTTTGGCAGCGATGGTCTGGGCATCCAGTTCAGCGATCCGAATGTAGCCCAGTTTATCGGCATGTTGGCGTTGAGTATCATCTTGTTCTCGGGTGGTATGGACACGAAAGTTGCGGAGGTCAAACCTATCGCCTCGCAAGGTGTGGTATTGGCTACGCTCGGGGTGTTGGCTACGACCTTTATCACGGGCGGGTTTATCTATTGGTTATTTGGTTTATTTGGCAAATATGTTACGTTGACTTTCCCGGAATCTTTATTGCTGGCGGCGGTCATGTCCTCTACGGACTCAGCCTCGGTTTTCTCCATCTTGCGCAGTAAAGGGGTTTATTTGAAAGAGCGTCTGCGTCCTACCTTGGAGCTGGAGAGTGGTAGTAATGACCCGATGGCTTATATGCTTACCTTGCTTCTGATCGCTTACATACAAAGCGGAGGTATGAATATTTGGGAGGCCGGGCTATCCTTGGTCATTCAATTATCGGTGGGAGCTATCGCCGGTTTCTTATTGGGGAGACTGGCTGTGTTGATTATCAATAAGATCGATATAGATAACGAGTCTTTGTATCCGATCCTTTTATTGGCTACGGCTTTCTTCACCTTCGCCGCTACGACCTTATGTAAGGGTAATGGCTATTTAGCGGTTTATATCGCTGGTTTGGTGGTTGGTAACGCTAAGATTGTTCACAAGAAAAGTATGGGGACGTTCTTTGACGGTTTCGCTTGGTTGTGGCAGATCGTGATGTTCCTTACGTTAGGCTTGCTAGTGAACCCGCATGAGTTATTACCGGTGACGGGTGTAGGTGTTATGGTGGGAGTCTTTATGATCTTGATCGCCCGTCCGATTAGCGTGTTCCTTTGCTTGATACCTTATAAGAATTTCTCCTTCAAAGGTAAACTGTATATCTCATGGGTGGGATTACGCGGGGCGGTTCCTATTATTTTCGCTACTTACCCGATGATCGCCGGGATCGAGCATGCCGGTATGTTCTTTAATATCGTATTTTTTATCACGATTCTTTCTTTGCTGATTCAAGGAACCACGGTTACCCAAGCCGCTAAATGGCTGGATATGGTGGATGAGCCGGAACGAAAGGATGAGTTTGGCATCGAGCTTCCCGAGGAGATCAAGAGCGCTATGAGCGAGATCGATATTACCCCGGCGGTATTATCCCATGGAAATAAATTGATGCAGCTGACTTTACCCGATCATACCTTGGCGGTAATGGTGAAACGGGAAGGCCGCTATTTCATCCCGAAAGGAAATACGGAATTAAAGGAGAACGACAAGTTGTTAATGATCTCCGATAATGACGAGGCGCTTTTGCAGGCGTATGATTCCTTGGGGGTGAAGGATTATACGATGAAGAAGAATTGA
- a CDS encoding beta-L-arabinofuranosidase domain-containing protein — MKLLPKILALSLAMVVTTSVAANQLANEKTAISVNYKNNRYPLLQKPYIELPIGSIRPTGWMQEQLVRMKNGMTGNLDQVYEKVMGPRNGWLGGDGDVWERGPYWIDGLLPLAYILNDQALIDKVKPWVEWTLASQKPNGYFGPDTDRSYEPGLQRDNSRDWWPKMVMMKVMQQYYSATGDTRVIDFFTRYFKYQLAELPQNPLGKWTFWGEQRGGDNLMVVYWLYNITGDKFLLDLGELIHKQTFNWTDIFLNQDHLSRQLSLHCVNLAQGFKEPVVYYQQNQDPKQICAVKKAVKDIHNTIGLPTGLWGGDELLRFGEPTTGSELCTAVEMMFSLEEMLEITGDVQWADYLERVAYNALPTQVTDDYSARQYYQQTNQVAVTREWRNFSTPHDDTDILFGELTGYPCCTSNLHQGWPKLVQNLWYATADNGIAALVYAPSSVKAKVANGVTVQIEEETAYPFDETLHFKFAFEDKKIKRAFFPFHIRIPAWCNQPVIKLNGENVVVDAYPGEIARINREWKQGDVLTVELPMQVAASRWYGGSAVIERGPLVYALKMNEKWEKKTFEGEKAAQYGNWYYQVTSDSPWNYALTHKSLEPDQINDNFVVEKTKVTTDYPWNIENAPITIKAKGKRLNGWSLYRGSSGSISYFTQQGNDMGDEESIELIPYGCTTLRITEFPVR; from the coding sequence ATGAAACTTCTTCCTAAAATATTAGCATTATCGCTCGCTATGGTCGTTACCACTTCCGTAGCGGCCAATCAGCTTGCTAATGAAAAAACAGCTATCTCTGTTAATTACAAAAACAACCGTTATCCGTTGCTACAGAAACCTTACATAGAATTACCGATCGGTTCTATCCGGCCTACCGGCTGGATGCAGGAGCAATTAGTACGGATGAAGAACGGCATGACTGGAAACTTGGATCAAGTATACGAGAAAGTCATGGGCCCTCGTAATGGTTGGCTAGGTGGTGATGGTGACGTATGGGAACGTGGCCCTTATTGGATAGACGGTCTTCTTCCACTAGCCTATATACTCAATGATCAAGCGCTTATCGATAAGGTAAAGCCATGGGTCGAATGGACCTTGGCTTCCCAAAAGCCCAACGGCTATTTCGGACCGGATACAGACCGGAGTTACGAACCGGGATTACAACGGGACAATTCCCGGGATTGGTGGCCTAAGATGGTGATGATGAAAGTAATGCAACAATATTACTCAGCCACAGGCGATACACGGGTCATTGATTTCTTTACTCGATATTTTAAATACCAATTAGCCGAGTTGCCTCAAAACCCACTAGGTAAATGGACCTTTTGGGGAGAGCAAAGAGGGGGTGATAATTTAATGGTCGTCTATTGGCTATATAATATCACAGGCGACAAGTTCTTATTGGATTTAGGAGAGTTGATTCACAAACAGACGTTTAACTGGACGGATATCTTCTTAAATCAAGATCATCTATCCCGCCAACTCAGTTTGCACTGTGTCAATCTGGCGCAAGGCTTCAAGGAACCGGTTGTTTATTATCAACAGAATCAAGATCCGAAACAGATATGCGCCGTTAAGAAAGCGGTAAAGGATATACATAATACGATCGGTCTCCCGACCGGGCTTTGGGGTGGCGACGAACTACTTCGTTTCGGTGAGCCGACTACCGGTTCCGAATTATGTACCGCCGTGGAGATGATGTTCTCATTGGAAGAGATGCTGGAAATTACAGGGGATGTTCAATGGGCCGATTATCTGGAGCGAGTGGCCTACAACGCATTGCCGACTCAAGTGACAGATGATTACTCTGCCCGTCAATATTATCAGCAAACCAACCAAGTAGCCGTTACTCGTGAGTGGCGTAATTTCTCCACGCCACACGATGATACGGATATCTTATTCGGAGAACTTACGGGTTATCCTTGTTGTACCTCAAACTTACATCAAGGCTGGCCTAAATTAGTTCAAAACCTTTGGTACGCTACGGCCGATAATGGTATAGCCGCTCTTGTATACGCACCTTCGAGTGTCAAAGCTAAGGTAGCCAACGGAGTGACCGTGCAAATCGAGGAAGAGACCGCTTATCCGTTTGACGAGACTCTGCATTTTAAATTCGCTTTCGAGGATAAAAAAATAAAGAGAGCCTTCTTCCCTTTCCATATTCGCATCCCAGCATGGTGTAATCAGCCGGTGATCAAACTGAACGGAGAGAATGTCGTCGTGGATGCATATCCCGGGGAGATCGCCCGTATCAACCGGGAATGGAAACAAGGTGATGTCCTAACCGTTGAACTCCCAATGCAAGTAGCGGCCAGCCGTTGGTACGGAGGCAGTGCGGTAATCGAACGGGGGCCATTGGTTTATGCCTTGAAGATGAACGAGAAATGGGAGAAGAAGACATTTGAAGGAGAGAAGGCGGCTCAATACGGTAACTGGTATTATCAAGTGACTTCAGATTCTCCTTGGAACTATGCGCTTACACATAAATCCTTGGAACCAGACCAAATCAACGACAACTTTGTCGTAGAGAAAACGAAAGTGACTACCGACTATCCTTGGAACATAGAGAATGCCCCGATTACAATCAAGGCGAAAGGCAAACGTCTTAATGGGTGGTCTTTATATAGAGGTTCCTCTGGTTCTATCTCGTATTTTACCCAGCAAGGCAATGATATGGGCGACGAAGAAAGCATCGAGTTAATCCCTTATGGCTGTACCACTTTACGTATAACTGAATTTCCGGTACGGTAA